TACCCAAATGCAGCAACAACCCCGCGAATACAATTGCCATGGATAAAAGAAATAGCGCGGTCAACAGAAAATACTTTTGCGCTAAGGCAGCAACTAATATGGTGATTTTACTAGCAAAAATCGCAAATGGCGGCATGCCAATGATAGCAAACATTCCGATTAAAACCACTACTCCTGTAAAAGGCATCACCTCAAGAACCCCTTGTATCAAGTTCATATTATGCGTCTTGTATTTCTTAACAATATTTCCGGCAGAAAAGAATAAAAGCGACTTAGCGCAGGCATGGTTAAAACAGTGAAACAAAGCCCCCAGAATCGCAAGCGGTGTCCCTATCCCAAAGCCAAAAACAATGATCCCGACATTTTCTATACTACTATAGGCTAAAAGCCGCTTGATATCTTTTTGCGCCAGCATAAATAGGCTTGCCACAGCTATGGAAAATATTCCCGCGTAGAGCATCACCGTAAAAGCAAAATTTACCTCTAATGATTTATCCACGATGATCACAAAGCGCAAGATAGCGTAAATAGATGTCTTTAGCAAAACGCCTGACAATAACGCGCTAATAGGGGTCATGGCTTGGCTATGCGCGTCCGGAAGCCATGTATGCATGGGAACTAATCCTGCCTTAGTGCCATAACCCACAAAGACAAATAAAAACGCAACCACTAATAATCTATGGTCAAGCTGAGCGGCAACGCTTACTATATCAGACCAATTCAAGCTTCTTATTCCGGCATGAAGCACCACATTGTAATACAATAATACTGTACCTAAGAGAGCGATAGTAATACCCACCGAACAAATAATAAGATACTTCCATGCTGCTTCCACTGAAGTTTTATTATTATAAAATCCTACCAGAAACGTAGAGGCAAGTGTCGTCATTTCAATGGCCACCCAAAGATGCCCCAGATTATCTACTAAAGTGGCAACAAGCATGCTAAAGACAAAAATATGGAAGAAGAAATAATATAAAGACTTCTTACGGGCGCTTAACTCTCCTTCTTCGGTATGCTCAAGATAACCTTTAGAGTAAACAAGCGCCCAAAGGCTAACCCAGGTGATCAACAAAACAAAAAACACGCTTAACGCGTCGGCGCGCAGTAATCTTTCAAACACCACAACCGGTTGCTTAACACAAATAGTATAGGCAAGGCCCATGCCCAATGCCAACATGGCCGCGTATAAAAAAACATTTATTAGCGCCAGCAAGCGTTTATTACGCAAAACCAATGAAAAGCATGCTGCCAAGAAAGGAAACGCTATTAAACAAACAAGTAACATCTTACTTAACCCCTAAGCTGCGTTAAACGATTAACATCAATATGGGTAAAAAGCCTATTTATCCGGTATAAAAATATCCCGGTAATAATAACACAAACAAATACGTCAAAGAATATGGCGATCTCCACGAAAAATGGCATACCGTCGGTAATTGCCGCGGCCAGAAGAAAGATCCCATTCTCCATGGTAAGTAACCCCACGATCTGAGTAATCGCCTTGGCTCTAAAGACCATAATAAAGAATCCAATAAACATAGTGACCATGGCAATAATAAGCGATATGCAGATAAGCGGGTCCTGATTGCGCAAAACTATTATCGCGAATAAAGAAGATACGAATGTAAACAATAACGCTGCCACCAAAGAAAGAAGCGGATTCATAAATAACCCCAAAGACTCATCAATATTTATTTTTTCCATAAGCCTTCTTAAATAATACGGAATGCCAAGCACTTTTATCATGACCAATAATACCGAGACAATATAAATCTCTAAATTCGCCGCTTTATAGGCAAAGGAAAAAGTTACAAGCGCCAAAAACAATGATTGCAGGCGGAAACTTCTTATTAAGGCAGTTACCCTGCGGGTAATTACCATAGAATAAGCAAACATCATCATCCCCAATAAAAACGCATACATCATCTTTATACTCCAAGCCTTGCCATGACTAACGCTAAAATAGAAAGCAAGAAACTAAAGCCTAAGAAATCTACCGCCCTAAAAAGGCGCATCTTGGCAAGCATGATCTCTAATACGCTTATCGCAAAACCAATGCAAAATATTTTACCCATAAACCAAACAGCGGAAACAAGATAAACCTGCAAAGGATCCTGTAAAGAAACCGGAAACGGCCAAAGAATACTAGCTAGCACAGAAAAGAAAAGCATCTGTTTTATATGCGCGCTTAATTCTAAGATGGCAAGAGACCTTCCCGAATACTCAAGAAGCATCGCTTCATGTATCATGGTCAATTCAAGATGAGTTTCTTGATTATCAACCGGAATCCGCGAAGTTTCCGCGATCACCACCAACAATAAAGAAACAGAAGCAACTAATATCGATACAGGAGTATTTACCAAACTAAGCGCGGACGGTAAATTAAGGCTTCCGGATTTTAACCCCACTACCGCTATCGCGCTAATCGCTACTGGTTCAGCTAAACTAGATATAAACATATCTCTGGAAGAACCCATTCCACCAAAAGAACTACCGGTGTCAAGGCCTGCTAAAACAAGAAAAAACCTCCCTAGGGAAAGAAAAAAGAAAAGCGCCAACACTCCTCCAATAGCCGAAATCCCGCAAGAAAAATGAAACACCGGCACAAACAAAAACGCAGTTACAACAGACGCCAGGACTATATAAGGAGAGGCGCGGAAAATAACAGAAGCATGCTGGGGGATTACCTCTTCTTTGGCAAAATACTTAAACATATTATAGTAAGGCTGTAAGACAGGGCTTCCTTTACGCATGTGAAGCGAATTCTTTAGCTTTCGCATAATCCCGCTTAAAAAAGGCGAAATCACGATAAGAATAATGATCTGCAGGAAGAAAAATAAAATTTCCATATTTTATCTTGTTAAAATAAAGACCATGACCCCGATAAACATAACTAAGATATACCCCAAATACCAATGGACGCTGCCCATCTGAAACAATTTAATGCGCTTAGCCGCTAGGAAAAACCCCCTTACTAAAGGCAGATAAAAATATTCCTTAAATACAGGGATAGTGCCTACTTCATATTTAAAACTTTTCACGTGATAATATGATTCCCTTAACTTCTCCACTTTTCTCTGGGGCAAGAAAAAGAAACTAAAGGCAATCCTAAAAGGCTTGGAAAAAGCTGTGGCAGTGTATTCGTTGCGCGCGGTCAACTTATAATAACCGCAATCCCAGGTTGAAGCGCGGGTCACCTTTGAAGGGCCAGCCAATATTCTGATTAAAAAATACACAAATAATAAAACCCCAATAAAAACGCCACCAATTAGCGGCATATTCAATAATGTTCCGGAAACTAAAATATTTTGCGTATCCACAATAGGCTGAGACGCTGTACCAATAATTCCTTGCGCTACCTGATTTAGGATTTGCCAAACAAAAGACGCAAACAGGCTCAAAACCAAAATCCCAACTGCCAATATCCCCATTCCAATTTTCATACTCAAATTAATTTCCGCGGCTTGCTGGGCGCGCGCACTGCGTGGCATAGCTAGAAACCCAATACCAAAACATCTTACAAAACAAGCTGCGGCCAAACCGCCTGTAACCGCTAAGCAGGCCATCATCATCACAAAAAATATTTTATACGCTCCAGTCAAAGAAACTGCCGCGCCAAAAAGGCTCTGCAATATCAACCATTCGCTGACAAAACCATTAAAAGGCGGAATCCCGGATATGGCAAGCGCGCCAACCAAGAAAAATCCGGCAGTCCAAGGCATAAGTTTTATCAAGCCGCCCATTTTCTCCAAGTCGCGCGTTCCGGTTGCTTTATAGACACTACCCGCGCCTAAGAAAAGAAGCCCCTTAAATACCGCGTGATTTAATAAATGAAATAACCCTGCGGCGCAGGCAATTACTGCAAGGACGTTTTGCTGTTTATACATAAGGACCATACTTGCGCCGATACCCAAAAGGATGATCCCTATATTCTCAACGCTTGAATAGGCCAATAATTTCTTGATATCGCGCTCCAAAAGAGCGTACATGACGCCTACTAAACAAGTTAATCCTGCCAAAAATAAAACACTTACTCCCCACCAAACTTGCGGCACTCCTAACATCCCTAAGGCTATTCTTAAGAAACCATAGATCGCAACTTTAATCATAACTCCAGACATAATACTTGAAATATGCGACGGGGCTTGGGGATGTGCCAGGGGCAACCAGATATGAAGCGGAACAATCCCGGCTTTAGTTCCAAAACCAATCAGGAAGAATAGAAAAAGTATATTTTTAACGCCTAAAGGGATCAGGGGAATGCAATTTTTTACTGCAGTAAAATCAAACGACCCGGCGTAACCATAGATGATGATAAAACCTGCTGCTAAGAATGCAGTACCCACATGCGTCATTAGTAAATAAACCAACCCTGCGTCAACAGACTGATGGTGCTGGTGGTCAAAAACTACAAGAAAATATGAAACTAACGACATTAATTCCCAAGCAAAAAGAAAAGCTAACAGATTAGAGACACATACAACTAGGGCCATGGATAAAATAAACAAAAGCGCCAACACAGTTATCACAAATAACCGCATAGGCGCGTAATGTCCTTTTAAATACCCATAAGAATAGACTAAGGCTGGAACCGATACGATGGATAATACGGACAGAAATAGTACAGAAAGAAAATCTATATGGAAGCTAATGTTATTTAATAGCCACATGATATTAAAAGCATAAGCGGGTGGCTTTGGGGATTCCATAACCACCCGCTTATATTAGTATTTAATTTTGTTGCCTTTATTATACCGCCGGAGAAGATTTTGTCAAGTAGGATCCCTAAACTAATTTGGCATCTTGTGTTTCATCGGGCTTTCTGGCATAGGCATATTGTTTTGCCTATTCACATCCGTTTTTGAACACCCTATCTGCCCCATAGAAGCCTTGTTAAAATGATAAAATGTCTTTACTACTTTGAAAAATACCCCTGCCGCGCACAGCCACAAAAGCACCGCTATTGTATAACCGAATGCCTTCATTGCTTGCGCGTCCTGTTTTCGGGCAACCACAAGCACAAAGAAACTTACCGCCAAAATCACCACCGTATGAAGAAATAAAAATGTTCCGCTTTGTGTCATGCACATTTCTTCGCCCCTTTCTCTTAACTGCCAACTTCTTTTAAAGATCTTTGATAAGTACAAAAGTCGCAATCCGCGCTGTATGTAGGCAAAACTCCACTTGTTAAACATTCACGCATCTTAAAGATCACCGGCTCAACCCAAGCATCATTACCTTCATAAGGAATAATCTTGATATCAAATTCTAATTTTGCGTCAAATGTATCCTTGCCGGTATTGCCATTACAATAAACAAAATATCCGGTTGGAGAAACTTTAAAGTTATTCTTTCGGAACAACCACTGATAAATTTCCATCTGCCTTTTATAGGAAATCTGCCAATCCGCATCTAAAGTTACCTCTTCATCCTTAGAAGTACTTTTGTAATCAACGATAAATAATTCTCCTGCAGGCCCCACCCAGACATCATCAATACCGCCGCCGATCAAAAGATTAGTTGGCACATGCAAATATTCTATCCCGCCGCGCAGCGCATCTCGCCATAAATCCAGATCTTTATGCTGAAAGGGAATCGCTCTTACCCCAAATTTATCCATCAGAGGATGAACCTTCTTTTGCCCCCGGTAAAGATCAAATTCTTTTTTTAAAAGCTTATCTACCGCGGAATTCAAAGCAAACGGATACCCCGGAGGCTGGCCCAAACCCAATCTTCTATCCAGATAAAAACAACGCGGGCAATTCACAAAAAGCTCTACCTTGGAACGGCTAAGCCGAAAAGGATATTTACTTTGCGGATCAAATAAATTCTTAGTCCTTCTTCCGGTATAATATTTAGACATGCGTTATTTTTGCACTTTCTCCCAAAGCTCTATGCCACCTGGGATTTGATCAAATAAAGGATTTAACTTTATTCGTTTAACTTTTAAAATTTCCTTAAAGCGGGCCTTATCTCTTTTCTTTGATTTAACTGCAAAATGCCTTAATTCAAAAACAACCTGCCCACGTAAAACTTTTATTGGCTTAACCCTTTTATTAGGCTTAAATATCTTATCCTTCTGAAAATTATAACCTCTTAAGGTTGCTTCCTTATATATATTGTATAGATAAAATCCGATTGCCTCAAGAGGTTTCGCATGCTGACGAAATCTTATAAGCTGGGGATGATTCTTATAACCTTTGGTCTTGCCAGAAAGGACCTTTTGCGCAAGAAGCGCTTCTCTCCATACGGCAAGTAATCCCTTTGTATCAAGATATTCCGGATGAATACTCCATAATCGCATGTTGATATTATAAAGCTGGATGGAACAGGCATCAAGAAGATTTGGCAGGAAGAAATTTACTTAAAGCATAGAACAGTAAAACCAGCACTAAAGAATAAACTGCGATGTTAACTTTTTTTCTACTTAAAGGATGAGTAATCGGGCTACCGGAAGCTATTTTTATTATCCCTGAAGCATGAATATCCAAATCTCCTCCATGCTCCCGGCAGGCTCGGTGAAACGTTCCGGAAACTTCTACGATATCGCCTTTTTTCTGATAATCCCCTGCAAATTGAATGTTCTGAACCATTGCCTTGGGAACCCAAATACCAATGGCGATAACGCCATCGTTTACATGCACCCAAGCGTAATCTTTGCGGATCATTATATCGCCTATAACTTCTCCTTTATAACTAACTATTTTACCCTCGTACTCTTTAGCATTATTTATCAAATCCATACTTGTGAGTACCTGGGCATAACAATCAGCGCAAAGAACAGCCAGCATTAAACATAGCATCATAAAAAAGAGATAATTTTTCATTTTCTCTTGCCTTTCACAATCGCCACGCAAAAACCAACAAGCGCGAAAACCGAAATCAACTCCAGTCTCCCCGCCCACATTTCAATAATATAGGTCACCTTTAATATGGATGGCATACTTGTATCAGTTATGCCGCAGGAAAGCCCAACGTTAGCGGCAGCAGATGTTGACTCAAAAAGAGCCTCTAAGAAAGGATAGCCTAATGCTACACCTACAAGAGTGCCTAATCCATAAAGAAAGAAATACCCGAGGGTAACAATGAAAACCGCGCGCACTTGTTTATCTTCAATAAACACAGTTTTTATGTGATGGAACTTCTCTACGACAATCGCGCTTGAAGAAAGCATAGTTCTTTTTATGTCCTGCCGGAATGCTTTATAAATAATCCCCACGCGCAGCATTTTAACACCGCCTGCCGTAGAACAGACACAGCCGCCCAAGGCCATACTAAGAATTATCCCGGTTAAGGCTAAATCCCCCCATTCTTTAATAAACTGTTGGGCATATATAGTCATATAGCCAGTTGTGGTTTGACCTGAAATAACCTGAAAGAACCCTTTACGAAAAAGCACCATACCGTCAGAATAAACACCAAATCTTTCCAAACCAGCCAGAGTGATCAAAGTAACGATCATCGCGACAAACAATAAAGTCCGCATTTCAATATTTTTACATATTTCCTTAAAATTCCCTCTCCAGATCTGATAATGCAGGTTAAAATTAAATGAACCAATAACCATGAAGAAAATCGTAACAATCTCAAACATGAGGCTGTGATAATAAAGTATGTTCGGGGATTGCGGAGAAAAACCAGCGGTATCAAATCCGGCCATAAAAATACAAACTGCGTGAAAAAAAGCGCTTTGCGGTTTTAGGCCAATAGATATTCCCACTAGGCCTAAAATAATTGCGCCTAAGATTAAATACGCTATGCTAATAACCCAGATAAAACGCGCTGTACCAATAACATTGGGAACCAATTTCTCATCGCGCGCCTCACCAAAATATAGATTTAATGACCCACCTGCGCCGCTAACCAAAAATGAAATCGCAACAATAGCAATACCCTGCCCTCCAAGAAAGGGCCCTAAGTGCCGCCACAAATTGTGCGTTCGTGACAGGTGGTCTAAATCCTGTACAAGCGTCAAGCCTGTTGTAGTAAAACCAGACATAGTTTCAAAACAAGCATCAAGAAAAGATTTATAATGCCCGCTTAGTAATAAAGGGATAGCGCTAAGCGCCATTGCCAAAAGCCACGAAAGAGCAATAACTACCATTGCCGGACCAATATGCAAATTCTTATTAGTTTTGCATAGCCAGCTTAAAACTAAACCAATAAATATCGCTATATTAGCGCTTATTAAGAAATCCAAAGCCGGATCAGGCTCATGGAATAAAATAACTCCGGCAATAAATGGTAAAAACATGGTCAAACCAATACCGAGAATTATTCTCCCCAGATAATAGCAAATATTCTTAATATCGTTTAGTTCGGGCTTGAGTATCATAATAAAGTCCCAATAAACAGATGCCAGAGCATAAAATACTCTGGCGCTTAAATAAATCTAACCTATCTTTGTATTTGTTCTATTAAATTACGATACGCTTGGCAAGCTAGAAAGACAAGTCAAAAAAAGGTCAAAACCAGCAGTTAATCATCAAAATGCAGGCGGTAGCCTATGCCGGGCTCAGTAAGAATATAGGTTGGCCGGTCCGGGTTAGGTTCAATTTTACCGCGCAGATTACTCATTGTTACGCGCAAAAGATGCAGGATCCCTTCGTAATCTTCTGTTTTATCCCACACCTGACGCAGAATCTGTTTATGGGTAAGGACTTTACCAATGTTTAAAAAAAGAAGTTTTAAGATATCATATTCAGTGGGAGATAAATTGATTTCTTTACCTTCAACTGTTACTCTGCGGCTTATAACATCCATAACAAGTTTACCCAAGCGCAAAGTTTCCTCCTCTTCTAAAGGCAAAAGCCGGCGCATCACTGCTTTTAGGCGCGCCAGCAATTCTCCAACAGAGAAAGGTTTGGTTAAATAATCATCTGCTCCGGCATCAAGTGCGGCAATCTTCTCAAGAGGGTCATCTCTTACTGATAACACAATGACTGGGATTTTCGCGCGTTTGCGGATCTTCGTTATAACTTCCCTCCCATCAATATCAGGAAGCCCCAAATCAAGAATAATAACATCCGGATGCGCGCTAACTGATTCGGTTAACGCATCTTTACCTGTCTGCGCTTCAAAAACGCTGTACCCGTAAGCACCAAGAGACGCCTTAAGAAAACTGCGTATGGATTTCTCATCATCTACCACAAGAATTCTTAAATTATTCTGTTCTACCATTATATTTTTACTCCAATGGAAGCTCTATAATAAATGTTGTACCTTTACCAAAGACGCTTTCCGCACTAATATGCCCGCCATGGGCCTCAATAATATTCTTTGAAATACTCAAACCTAAGCCCGTCCCCGAGATGTTTTGCACGCTCTGGATCCGGTAAAATTTATCAAAAATGCGTCCCAAGTCTTCGCTAGGGATACCGCATCCATAATCTTTTATCGAAACACGTACTTTATCACCCATGCAAAAAGCCTCAATTTCAATAAGAGAGCCATCTGGAGAATATTTTAAAGCATTATCAATAATATTTAATAAGGCCTTTAACATATACGGAAAATCCACTGCCACTTCGGGCATATCCTTAGGGATGTTTATTTTTATCTGACGGCTGGCTATCTTATCTTTTAACTGTTCAAGACAGGAGCCGATAAAATCCCGTAAATCACAGGGCTTCTTAGAAATCCGCAGCACTCCGGATTCTGTCCGGGCCATATCCAAAAGGTTATTTACAATATGATTTAACCTGCCGGATTCGCTATGGGCAGTTTCCAAAAGTTCATTTTCTTGCTGTGGGGAAAGATTTGATTTATTATCTAAAAGCGCGCTTAAGGTTCCGGTAATAGAAACAAGCGGAGTTTTTAGATCATGTGAGATTGAGTTCAAAAGCGCTGTATGAAGCTTTTCCGTCTGACGTTGGATAATATGCGATCTTACTTTTGAAGCAAGTGTGCTTACGGTAAGCCCGACTGCTAAAAAAGCTGCAAAGGTAAAAAGATACTCTATATCGTGGACATTCAGAGTAAGATACGGCGGGATCAAAAAGAAATCAAAAACAAGAACACTTAATATTGAAGTTAATATAGCCGGCCCTTGCCCCCAACGAATGGCAACTATTACTACCGCCAGAAGATAAAACATCACTATATTAGTCGGCTCAAGCCTTCTTTTAACAACTTCACCCAACAAGGTTATGATAAAAACAAGGCTCACGCTTATAAGATAGGGATAAATCTTACTACGCAAATTCTTTTGCATGTATTACGGTTAGTTTTGTTATTTTTATACTGCCTTTTTAATGCACTAAGTGTTTAATCATCATATAACCACCAACAAGCGCGACGACAAATAAAATAGATATCAAATCAAAATATTTCTCTATAAATTTACTTATTTTCTCTCCAAAGATACGCAACATCCCTGCTACTAAGAAAAACCTCCCTGCCCTGCCCAAAATAGAAGCGACAACCAAAATAGTAAGGGAAATCCTGAAAACCCCCGCGGCAATAGTGAAAACTTTATAAGGAATAGGCGTAAAGGCAGCCGAAAAAATAGCCATAAAGGCATTATCAGCGTACATCTTGCCAACGGCCTCAAACTGCCTCTCAAAGTGATAAAATGATACGATCCATTTACCTATGGTTTCAAACAAGCTCCAGCCGATAAAATAACCCAATAGCGCTCCCGATATTGAGCCAATAGTGCAGATAAGAGCGTAGCTAAACCATCTCTCTCTTCGGGAAATTACCATCGCGATCAACAAAACATCAGGAGGGATAGGAAAAAATGAGCTCTCGATAAATGCTATAGCAAATAAGGCAACTGGCGCCTGCGGTGTTTTGGCCCAATGCAAGGTCCAATCGTAAAGCCTGCGTAATAACTTTAATGGGAACAACACAATAGCCTTTACTGAATCAACAAAATTCATTTTTTCCCTTTCTTTTTCAATAATTAAATAGGTCATCAATGCGATATTGCTTGCACGTTGCCTTATTAAGCGCGTTAAGAACCTTCTTTTTAGTGTTTGGGGTCAAGCGCCTGCCCTTGACTGCGCGGCTGACCATCTTATGAGTCAACTGATCAGTTGAATTACTCACCAGATCCGACGGCTTAAATCCATGCTCAAACATAATCTTAGCAATCGGCTGTTCACCCAAATCTCTTTTAATATCGTCATTCATTAGTTACCCTTTTATTCACGCGCTATTTCATTTACCGCAAACATTCCCGGGACTGAATCTTTATCTACTATGTATGCGCAGGCAATTCTTTCTTCGCAGCTAAATACAACAATGTTGAATTGTTGATCAGTAATATTCTCAATCGGCAGGTTTACTGTCATGGCTTTCTTACCGGCATAAGAAGAAATATCATACCCTCCCTGCTGACAAACACTCTTCAGAATTGCTTCATACTGCCCGTTAAATTCTGTTGGGATTTTGGTTTCGTATGGCTGAATATCCGTGGAAATTTGTATATTTAATCTTTCCAGCTCCGCGAGAATCACATCTTTATCCGAAGCTAACAATAAACTTATTGGCATCAACATAAACACTAATATTGCTGTTATCCAAAGTTTTTTCATACATCCTCCCGAAGTTACTATTTTAATATTTCTTCATCCTTCTTCTCCCACGCCGGGTCTACAATACATAAAAATTCCAACATCTTTTTCCCTGTATTCTTAATATATTGCACCGCATGCGGCCGGATATAGACTGAATCTCCTGGTCCGACGACGCACGATTTGTTATCTATATGCATCAATGCTTTACCTTTTATTATGTAATAAACTTCACTATGCTTAAGCCGGTGTGGAGAGCTTGCCCTGCCTGAAGGTAGCTTTGCATGCGCAAGGCTATAACGAAAAGTAAAATCCCCTTTATCCCGATGCAACAACTCTCGCAATATAACTCCATCACCAGAAATAAATTCCGGGCAATCTTTTAATTTCTTCACAAACATATTCTTGCTCCTCTATTTATCTAACCCATTATGCCTTTATTTCAATACGGCCATTTCCAACTGCGGATTTCTGGCAAATCTTGACCGCTGGTAGTTATATACTGCCTGTGTTCAATAAGTTTATTATGCAGCCAATCTTTAACATGGGCAGCTTTATTCTTGAGGCTTTCCACACGGTCGATCACGTCGTCAGCCAAATTAAAACGATCAAGTTCATTTAATACTGCCATATCAAATGGGGTAGTGGTCGTGCCCTCTTCTTTATAACCGCGCACATGCACATTATTGTGATTAGTGCGCCGGTAAATCAAACGATGCACCAGCCACGGATAACCATGAAAGGCAAAGATCACCGGCTTATCAATTGTAAACAAACTGTCAAAATCTTTATCCGAAAGCCCATGCGGATGCTCACTCTGCGGCTGAAGCGTCATCAAATCAACTACGTTCACAACGCGAATCTTTAGATCCGGGAATTTCTGCCGTAAAATATCTACTGCCGCCAAAGTCTCTAAAGTCGGCACATCACCGGCGCAAGCCATAACCACATCCGGCTCTTGGCCATGGTCATTACTTGCCCAATCCCAAATGCCTATACCTTTAGTGCAATGCTGGATCGCGGAATCCATATCCAAATACTGCAATCCGGGATGTTTTCCGGCGATTATCACATTTACATAATTACGGCTTTTCAAACAGTGGTCTGTAACTGAAAGAAGAGTATTTGTGTCCGGTGGCAGATAAATCCGGATGATTTCTGCCTTCTTATTCACCACGTTGTCAATAAACCCAGGGTCCTGGTGAGAGAAACC
The Candidatus Omnitrophota bacterium genome window above contains:
- a CDS encoding DUF4118 domain-containing protein, with the translated sequence MQKNLRSKIYPYLISVSLVFIITLLGEVVKRRLEPTNIVMFYLLAVVIVAIRWGQGPAILTSILSVLVFDFFLIPPYLTLNVHDIEYLFTFAAFLAVGLTVSTLASKVRSHIIQRQTEKLHTALLNSISHDLKTPLVSITGTLSALLDNKSNLSPQQENELLETAHSESGRLNHIVNNLLDMARTESGVLRISKKPCDLRDFIGSCLEQLKDKIASRQIKINIPKDMPEVAVDFPYMLKALLNIIDNALKYSPDGSLIEIEAFCMGDKVRVSIKDYGCGIPSEDLGRIFDKFYRIQSVQNISGTGLGLSISKNIIEAHGGHISAESVFGKGTTFIIELPLE
- a CDS encoding DedA family protein; amino-acid sequence: MNFVDSVKAIVLFPLKLLRRLYDWTLHWAKTPQAPVALFAIAFIESSFFPIPPDVLLIAMVISRRERWFSYALICTIGSISGALLGYFIGWSLFETIGKWIVSFYHFERQFEAVGKMYADNAFMAIFSAAFTPIPYKVFTIAAGVFRISLTILVVASILGRAGRFFLVAGMLRIFGEKISKFIEKYFDLISILFVVALVGGYMMIKHLVH
- a CDS encoding DUF4830 domain-containing protein — protein: MKKLWITAILVFMLMPISLLLASDKDVILAELERLNIQISTDIQPYETKIPTEFNGQYEAILKSVCQQGGYDISSYAGKKAMTVNLPIENITDQQFNIVVFSCEERIACAYIVDKDSVPGMFAVNEIARE
- a CDS encoding cupin domain-containing protein produces the protein MFVKKLKDCPEFISGDGVILRELLHRDKGDFTFRYSLAHAKLPSGRASSPHRLKHSEVYYIIKGKALMHIDNKSCVVGPGDSVYIRPHAVQYIKNTGKKMLEFLCIVDPAWEKKDEEILK